In Camelus ferus isolate YT-003-E chromosome 10, BCGSAC_Cfer_1.0, whole genome shotgun sequence, the following proteins share a genomic window:
- the CTSC gene encoding dipeptidyl peptidase 1 isoform X2: protein MGSRPHSLLAALLVLLCGAGTVHCDTPANCTYPDLLGTWVFQVGSSGSQRDVNCTVMGPPEKKVVVHLKKLDTAYDDFGNSGHFTIIYNQGFEIVLNDYKWFAFFKDVTDFISQFFMQLGTVGIYDLPHLRNKLVIK from the exons ATGGGTTCCCGGCCGCACTCGCTGCTCGCCGCCCTCCTCGTGCTCCTCTGCGGTGCGGGCACCGTGCACTGCGATACTCCTGCCAACTGCACCTACCCTGACCTGCTGGGCACCTGGGTCTTCCAGGTGGGCTCTAGCGGTTCCCAGCGCGACGTCAACTGCACGGTTATGG gacCACCGGAAAAAAAAGTAGTGGTGCACCTTAAGAAGTTGGATACAGCATATGATGACTTTGGGAATTCTGGCCATTTCACCATCATTTACAATCAAGGCTTTGAGATTGTATTGAATGACTACAAGTGGTTTGCCTTTTTTAAG GATGTCACTGATTTTATCAGTCAGTTTTTCATGCAGCTGGGAACTGTGGGGATATATGATTTGCCACATCTGAGGAACAAACTGG TTATTAAATAG